One segment of Chelonia mydas isolate rCheMyd1 chromosome 13, rCheMyd1.pri.v2, whole genome shotgun sequence DNA contains the following:
- the SLC52A3 gene encoding solute carrier family 52, riboflavin transporter, member 3, translated as MALLTHLLACVFGMGSWAALNGLWVELPLLVTKLPEQWYLPSYITIITQLANVGPLLVTLLHRFKPGLLSEVAVIYGVVIVGALACLLLAFLWGFTSPVAGEPHSTAFFGLAFCLALVDCTSSVTFLPFMARLQPRYVTTFFMGEGLSGFLPALIALAQGASITKCINVTRVANVTMGNNTSEGSQFQMETQYLPANFTTLVFFLLLTAMMVACLVAFFFLTRLPKAWELSRQNLCPSNITLYSLQEAHGDGPRLSGGGESPRGGKAAGSDKGSHCTDPEVTFSLAKFAFIYLLVAWVNSLTNGILPSVQAYSCLPYGNMAYHLSAILSSMANPLACTIAMFLPSRSLTLLGALSVAGTGFGAYNMAMAVMSPCPLLQHAAWGQAIIVISWVFFMGSLSYVKVMTGVILRSQSHSALVWYGAVEQLGSLTGALIMFPLVNVYSFFRSADYCSLQCPA; from the exons ATGGCGCTGCTCACCCACCTGCTGGCGTGCGTCTTCGGGATGGGCTCCTGGGCAGCCCTCAACGGCCTGTGGGTGGAGCTGCCCCTGCTGGTGACCAAGCTGCCTGAGCAGTGGTACCTGCCCTCCTACATCACCATCATCACCCAGCTGGCCAACGTGGGGCCGCTGCTGGTCACCCTGCTGCACAGGTTCAAGCCCGGCCTGCTGAGTGAAGTGGCCGTCATCTATGGCGTGGTGATCGTGGGAGCCCTGGCCTGCCTGCTCCTGGCCTTCCTGTGGGGTTTTACCTCCCCCGTCGCTGGGGAGCCGCACAGCACGGCCTTCTTTGGCCTCGCCTTCTGCCTGGCGCTGGTGGACTGCACCTCCTCAGTCACCTTCCTGCCCTTCATGGCGCGGCTGCAGCCCCGCTACGTCACCACCTTCTTCATGGGGGAAGGGCTCAGCGGGTTCCTCCCAGCCCTCATTGCCCTGGCCCAGGGCGCCAGCATCACCAAGTGCATCAACGTCACCCGGGTCGCCAACGTAACCATGGGCAACAACACCTCCGAGGGCAGCCAGTTCCAAATGGAGACCCAGTATCTCCCAGCCAACTTCACCACCCtggtcttcttcctcctcctgaccGCCATGATGGTCGCCTGCTTGGTAGCCTTCTTCTTCCTCACCAGGCTGCCCAAGGCGTGGGAGCTGTCGAGACAAAACTTGTGTCCTAGTAACATCACCCTCTACTCACTCCAGGAAGCGCATGGGGATGGGCCCAGGCTATCTGGGGGAGGAGAATCCCCAAGGGGAGGAAAGGCAGCTGGCTCGGACAAGGGATCCCATTGTACAGACCCAGAGGTTACCTTCTCTCTGGCCAAGTTTGCCTTCATCTACCTCCTTGTTGCCTGGGTGAACTCCCTAACCAACGGGATCCTGCCATCCGTGCAAGCCTATTCCTGCTTGCCCTATGGCAACATGGCCTACCACCTCTCTGCAATCCTGAGCTCCATGGCTAACCCGCTCGCCTGCACCATCGCCATGTTTCTGCCCAGCAG GTCTCTGACCCTGCTGGGGGCGCTCTCCGTGGCCGGGACAGGATTTGGGGCCTATAACATGGCCATGGCTGTCATGAGCCCGTGCCCCCTCCTGCAGCATGCGGCTTGGGGGCAAGCTATCATT GTCATCTCCTGGGTGTTCTTCATGGGGAGCCTCAGTTACGTGAAGGTGATGACCGGGGTGATCCTGCGGAGCCAGAGCCACAGCGCCCTCGTGTGGTATGGGGCAGTAGAGCAGCTGGGGTCTCTGACGGGGGCCCTCATCATGTTCCCCCTGGTGAACGTCTATAGCTTCTTCAGATCTGCTGACTATTGCAGCCTGCAGTGTCCAGCGTGA